One window from the genome of Luteithermobacter gelatinilyticus encodes:
- a CDS encoding NADH-quinone oxidoreductase subunit J gives MIVTICFYIFATITVLSGLMVISSRNPVHSVLFLILAFFNSAALFLLLGAEFLAMILVIVYVGAVAVLFLFVVMMLDIDFVELRKGFQSYLPIGATIGLILLAEIALVVAGWQFSDNMTTLSATQAPITEEVSNTVAMGRLLYTDYIFLFQMAGMILLVAMIGAIVLTHRKRPGVKKQNISEQVRRRRSDAYEIVKVKPGQGA, from the coding sequence ATGATCGTTACAATCTGTTTTTATATCTTTGCCACGATTACGGTGTTGTCCGGCCTAATGGTGATCTCCAGCCGTAATCCCGTTCATTCGGTGCTTTTCCTGATCCTGGCGTTTTTTAATTCGGCGGCCTTATTCCTACTGCTGGGTGCCGAATTCCTTGCCATGATTTTGGTGATCGTCTATGTGGGCGCCGTGGCGGTATTGTTCCTGTTTGTGGTGATGATGCTGGATATTGATTTTGTGGAACTGCGTAAAGGATTCCAGTCTTATCTGCCGATCGGGGCGACCATCGGCCTTATTCTGCTGGCGGAGATTGCCCTCGTGGTGGCCGGCTGGCAGTTTTCGGACAACATGACCACTCTTTCTGCGACGCAGGCCCCGATTACGGAGGAGGTCAGCAACACTGTCGCCATGGGGCGCCTTTTGTATACGGATTATATCTTCTTGTTCCAGATGGCGGGCATGATTCTGCTTGTGGCCATGATTGGCGCTATTGTGCTCACGCACCGCAAGCGGCCCGGCGTCAAAAAGCAGAATATTTCCGAACAGGTGCGTCGCCGTCGCAGCGATGCCTATGAAATCGTAAAAGTCAAACCCGGTCAGGGCGCTTAG
- a CDS encoding ribonuclease J, with amino-acid sequence MAKSKHTPELHFLPLGGSGEIGMNLNLYAYGPLGDQDWLMVDCGISFADIYLPGIDLIMPDVSFIEKRRDRLLGLVITHAHEDHVGAVAYLWPQLQCPIYATPFTARILQGKLQELGLEKEAVVHEVPLGGRIELGPFSIEMVALTHSILEPNALRIKTPLGSVFHTGDWKLDPDPLIGDPVDHKAMKRMGDEGVLALVCDSTNVFNTQPTGSEKAVRESLIRLLSDKKGKVFCTTFASNVVRVETLARVAEAGQRHLCLVGRSLKRYVAAAREVGYLKDFPPVIDEEEAGYLPDDKVLYICTGCQGEARAAMMRIAQDTNRHIALNAGDTVVFSSKIIPGNELVLGRLHNLLVEKGAEVITEKDAFVHVSGHPGQQELTQMYRWIRPEIAVPVHGELRHLTRQAELARDLGVGQVVVPRNGALIRLAPGEAAIIDEVEHGRVALDGQFLISDEDEAIVTRRRLMYNGGLVVSVVLDRNLELACVPEITILGLADEGDGGLERQIRRNVEDVLNRLPARALKDDSFLKEEVRIAARRAAKTYTERETGPVTVVSLSRLK; translated from the coding sequence ATGGCTAAATCAAAACATACTCCCGAGCTTCATTTTCTGCCTTTGGGCGGATCTGGTGAGATTGGTATGAATCTCAATCTTTACGCCTATGGTCCGCTGGGGGATCAGGACTGGCTGATGGTGGATTGTGGCATTTCCTTCGCGGATATTTATCTGCCGGGGATTGATCTGATTATGCCGGATGTCAGCTTTATTGAAAAACGCCGGGACCGTCTTCTGGGACTGGTCATTACCCATGCCCATGAGGATCATGTTGGGGCTGTGGCTTATCTCTGGCCGCAACTTCAATGCCCGATTTACGCCACTCCCTTTACCGCCCGGATTTTGCAGGGGAAATTGCAGGAGCTGGGGCTGGAGAAAGAGGCCGTAGTCCATGAGGTGCCCTTGGGCGGAAGAATAGAGCTTGGCCCTTTCAGCATCGAGATGGTGGCGCTTACCCATTCCATTCTGGAGCCAAATGCCCTGCGGATCAAAACGCCGCTGGGCAGTGTGTTTCATACCGGAGACTGGAAACTGGATCCGGACCCGCTGATCGGTGATCCTGTGGATCACAAAGCAATGAAGCGGATGGGGGACGAGGGCGTGTTGGCCTTGGTCTGTGATTCGACCAATGTCTTCAATACACAACCCACAGGATCGGAAAAGGCGGTGCGAGAGAGCCTGATCCGCCTGCTTTCAGATAAAAAGGGCAAGGTTTTCTGCACCACTTTTGCCTCCAATGTGGTCCGGGTGGAAACACTGGCCCGGGTGGCCGAAGCCGGTCAACGCCATCTTTGTCTTGTGGGGCGGTCGCTGAAACGTTATGTGGCCGCTGCGCGGGAAGTTGGGTATCTGAAGGATTTCCCACCGGTGATTGATGAAGAGGAAGCTGGTTATCTGCCTGATGACAAGGTGTTGTATATTTGCACTGGCTGTCAGGGAGAGGCACGGGCGGCAATGATGCGTATTGCTCAGGACACCAATCGCCATATTGCATTGAATGCGGGGGATACGGTGGTCTTTTCCTCCAAAATTATCCCGGGCAACGAGCTGGTGCTGGGACGGCTGCATAATCTGTTGGTCGAAAAGGGCGCAGAGGTGATCACGGAAAAGGATGCTTTTGTGCATGTGTCCGGTCATCCGGGACAGCAGGAACTGACCCAAATGTATCGCTGGATTCGTCCCGAAATCGCCGTGCCGGTGCATGGGGAACTGCGCCATCTGACCCGTCAGGCGGAACTGGCCCGGGATCTTGGCGTCGGGCAGGTGGTGGTGCCGCGCAATGGCGCGTTAATTCGGCTGGCGCCGGGTGAAGCTGCAATCATTGATGAGGTGGAACATGGCCGGGTGGCGCTGGATGGTCAGTTTCTGATTTCCGACGAGGATGAGGCCATCGTGACCCGACGGCGGCTGATGTATAATGGGGGTCTGGTTGTGTCTGTGGTTCTGGACCGGAACCTGGAACTGGCCTGTGTGCCCGAAATCACCATTCTGGGGCTGGCGGATGAGGGGGACGGGGGGCTGGAACGGCAGATACGCCGCAATGTGGAGGACGTTTTGAACAGGCTTCCTGCCCGGGCTCTGAAGGATGACAGTTTTCTGAAGGAAGAAGTGAGAATTGCCGCCCGCCGGGCCGCGAAAACATATACCGAACGCGAAACAGGCCCTGTCACCGTGGTCAGCCTGTCGCGTCTGAAATGA
- a CDS encoding NADH-quinone oxidoreductase subunit M — MEHFPFLSAITFLPLVGVLFILLIRGEEEIVARNTKNAALLTTLATFVFSLVLWFGFDKTDPGFQFEEKAEWLGGGISYHMGVDGISVLFVLLTTLIMPLCILASWDSVKVRIKEYMISFLVLETLMLGVFCSLDIVLFYLFFEGGLIPMFLIIGIWGGKERVYASYKLFLYTLLGSVLMLLALLYMYLEAGTTDIPALMEYNFAVDAQTWLWLAFFASFAVKVPMWPVHTWLPDAHVQAPTAGSVILAGILLKMGGYGFLRFSLPMFPVASEELAWLVYTLSCVAVVYTSLVALMQEDMKKLIAYSSVAHMAYVTLGIFAFNTQGIEGAIIVMLAHGFVSSALFLCVGVIYDRMHTREIARYGGLVNNMPKYALVFMFFTMASVGLPGTANFVGEILVLAGLFKVNVWATFFAATGLILGAAYMLWLYRRVVFGDLVKEELKALRDMTPREVLVFAPLVIFTLWMGIYPSSFLDFVHVSVEHLIQNHETAMNAFRLAEAAR; from the coding sequence ATGGAACATTTTCCTTTCCTCTCGGCCATTACCTTTTTGCCGCTTGTCGGAGTGCTGTTTATTCTGCTGATCCGCGGCGAAGAAGAAATCGTTGCGCGCAACACCAAAAATGCGGCGCTGTTGACCACGCTGGCCACCTTCGTCTTTTCGCTGGTGCTGTGGTTCGGGTTTGACAAAACCGATCCGGGGTTCCAGTTCGAGGAAAAGGCTGAATGGTTGGGCGGCGGTATCAGTTACCATATGGGCGTGGATGGCATTTCAGTGCTGTTTGTGCTGCTGACCACGCTGATCATGCCGCTGTGTATCCTGGCAAGCTGGGATTCAGTCAAGGTGCGCATCAAAGAATATATGATCAGCTTCCTGGTCCTTGAGACCCTTATGCTGGGTGTGTTCTGCTCCCTGGACATTGTTCTGTTTTATCTGTTTTTCGAGGGCGGCCTGATCCCCATGTTCCTGATCATTGGCATCTGGGGCGGCAAGGAACGTGTTTATGCCTCATACAAGCTGTTCCTGTATACGCTGCTGGGGTCAGTGCTGATGCTGCTGGCGTTGTTGTATATGTATCTTGAGGCCGGCACCACGGACATTCCAGCGCTGATGGAATATAATTTTGCGGTGGACGCCCAGACCTGGCTGTGGTTGGCATTTTTCGCCTCTTTTGCGGTCAAGGTTCCCATGTGGCCGGTTCATACCTGGTTGCCGGATGCCCACGTTCAGGCGCCTACGGCCGGTTCTGTGATCCTGGCGGGTATTCTGCTGAAAATGGGCGGGTACGGGTTCCTGCGGTTCAGCCTGCCCATGTTCCCGGTGGCCAGCGAAGAACTCGCGTGGCTGGTCTATACGCTGTCCTGTGTGGCGGTCGTCTACACCTCGCTGGTGGCGTTGATGCAGGAAGATATGAAAAAGCTGATCGCCTATTCCTCGGTGGCGCATATGGCCTATGTGACGCTGGGGATCTTTGCCTTTAACACGCAAGGCATCGAGGGCGCGATTATTGTCATGCTGGCCCACGGGTTTGTGTCCAGCGCCTTGTTCCTGTGTGTCGGGGTGATTTATGACCGTATGCATACAAGGGAAATTGCCCGTTATGGCGGGTTGGTCAATAACATGCCGAAATATGCCCTGGTCTTCATGTTTTTCACCATGGCGTCCGTGGGCTTGCCGGGGACGGCCAATTTCGTCGGTGAGATCCTGGTGCTGGCGGGGCTGTTCAAAGTTAATGTCTGGGCCACTTTCTTTGCCGCAACAGGTCTGATCCTTGGGGCTGCCTATATGCTGTGGCTGTACCGGCGTGTGGTATTTGGGGATCTGGTGAAAGAGGAGCTTAAGGCATTGCGGGACATGACCCCCAGGGAAGTTCTGGTCTTTGCACCATTGGTGATCTTTACCCTGTGGATGGGGATTTATCCGTCCTCTTTCTTGGATTTTGTCCATGTGTCCGTTGAGCATCTGATCCAGAATCATGAAACTGCCATGAACGCCTTCAGGCTGGCTGAGGCTGCGCGTTAA
- a CDS encoding DUF1467 family protein — protein MSVVSHIVVFTISWWLILFMVLPFGVRNHHESEDQANLPEGIEKGAPVKPQIGRKMLITTGLAFIVWLCFWMVVKYELIQIV, from the coding sequence ATGAGTGTCGTCAGTCATATTGTGGTTTTCACGATTTCCTGGTGGTTGATCCTGTTTATGGTTTTACCGTTCGGCGTTCGCAATCATCATGAAAGCGAAGACCAGGCGAACCTGCCCGAGGGCATCGAAAAAGGCGCTCCAGTCAAACCACAGATTGGCCGTAAGATGCTGATTACCACCGGATTGGCTTTTATTGTCTGGCTGTGTTTTTGGATGGTGGTTAAATACGAACTGATCCAGATTGTCTAG
- the nuoL gene encoding NADH-quinone oxidoreductase subunit L, which produces MYQAIVFLPLLGAIIAGFFGKQIGDRGAQIVTCSFLVISALLSWIAFGQVALGHQEAYVTVLNWISSGDLQLDWAFRIDTLTAVMLVVVTTVSALVHIYSVGYMSHDPHIPRFMSYLSLFTFAMLMLVTADNFLQLFFGWEGVGLASYLLIGFWYKKPSANAAAIKAFVVNRVGDFGFALGIVAIFMAFGSLDFTTVFSSVPDYTDNVIYFLGMELDLITTISILLFIGAMGKSAQLGLHTWLPDAMEGPTPVSALIHAATMVTAGVFMVARCSPIFEYSPDALAFVTFIGASTAIFAATIGVAQNDIKRVIAYSTCSQLGYMFFALGVSAYGAAIFHLFTHAFFKALLFLGSGSVIHAMSDEQDMRKMGGLWKKIPITFAMMTIGTLALTGFPFFAGYYSKDMIIESAFASSASMSDYAFAMGVLAALFTSFYSWRLVFMTFFGESRASKKVQDHVHESPQVMLIPLYLLAVGAIASGFVFSEYFTGHHYEDFWGTSLKVLGDNVMEAAHHVPAWVVWSPFIAMVTGFAVAFYSYILAPETPAAAARTFKYLYNLFLNKWYVDEIYDFLFVRPAKRLGAFLWKKGDLGTIDRYGPDGVSATVVALARKFREMQTGYLYHYAFAMLIGVAAFTTWFIVGGN; this is translated from the coding sequence ATGTATCAGGCAATTGTCTTCCTGCCCCTGCTTGGGGCGATTATCGCCGGTTTTTTCGGCAAGCAGATCGGTGACCGGGGGGCGCAAATTGTCACCTGCAGTTTTCTGGTGATTTCCGCGCTGCTCAGCTGGATCGCCTTTGGCCAGGTGGCGCTGGGTCATCAGGAGGCGTATGTGACCGTGCTGAACTGGATTTCGTCCGGGGATCTGCAACTGGACTGGGCGTTCCGGATCGACACACTGACGGCTGTGATGCTGGTAGTGGTCACGACAGTGTCGGCGCTGGTGCATATTTATTCTGTGGGCTATATGAGCCATGATCCGCACATTCCGCGCTTCATGTCTTATCTGTCCCTGTTCACTTTCGCCATGTTGATGCTGGTGACGGCGGATAACTTCCTGCAGCTGTTTTTTGGCTGGGAAGGTGTTGGCTTGGCCTCTTATCTGCTGATCGGTTTCTGGTACAAAAAACCGTCCGCCAATGCGGCTGCCATCAAGGCATTTGTGGTGAACCGGGTCGGCGACTTCGGCTTCGCCCTTGGCATTGTTGCCATTTTCATGGCATTTGGCAGCCTGGATTTCACGACGGTATTTTCCTCCGTGCCCGACTATACGGACAACGTCATTTATTTCCTGGGCATGGAGCTTGATCTGATCACCACCATTTCCATTCTGCTGTTTATTGGCGCGATGGGCAAATCGGCACAGCTGGGGCTACATACCTGGCTGCCGGATGCCATGGAGGGCCCGACACCGGTGTCCGCCTTGATCCATGCGGCAACCATGGTGACCGCAGGCGTGTTTATGGTGGCGCGTTGCTCCCCGATTTTTGAATACAGCCCGGATGCCCTAGCCTTTGTGACATTTATCGGTGCGTCCACGGCGATTTTCGCTGCGACCATCGGTGTGGCCCAGAATGACATCAAGCGAGTGATCGCCTATTCCACCTGTTCCCAGCTGGGATACATGTTTTTCGCGCTTGGGGTATCGGCTTACGGCGCGGCGATTTTCCATCTGTTTACCCATGCCTTTTTCAAGGCGCTTCTGTTCCTGGGATCTGGGTCGGTGATCCATGCCATGAGCGATGAACAGGACATGCGCAAAATGGGAGGGCTGTGGAAGAAGATCCCGATTACGTTTGCCATGATGACCATTGGTACCCTGGCATTGACCGGTTTCCCGTTCTTCGCGGGGTATTATTCCAAAGACATGATCATTGAATCCGCCTTTGCGTCTTCGGCTAGCATGAGCGATTATGCTTTTGCCATGGGGGTTTTGGCGGCGCTGTTTACCAGCTTCTACAGCTGGCGGCTGGTGTTCATGACGTTCTTTGGGGAAAGCCGCGCCAGCAAGAAGGTGCAGGATCATGTGCATGAAAGTCCGCAGGTAATGCTGATTCCGCTCTACCTGTTGGCGGTTGGTGCCATTGCCTCTGGCTTTGTCTTCAGTGAATATTTCACCGGCCATCATTATGAGGACTTCTGGGGCACGTCGCTTAAGGTTTTGGGGGACAATGTCATGGAAGCGGCACATCATGTGCCGGCTTGGGTGGTCTGGTCACCGTTCATTGCCATGGTTACCGGTTTTGCCGTCGCATTTTATAGCTATATTCTGGCGCCGGAAACGCCGGCGGCGGCGGCCCGGACCTTCAAATATCTTTACAATCTGTTCCTCAACAAATGGTATGTGGATGAAATCTATGATTTTCTTTTTGTCCGACCGGCAAAGCGCTTAGGTGCGTTTCTGTGGAAAAAAGGAGATCTGGGAACCATCGACCGTTACGGTCCTGATGGGGTGTCCGCGACCGTTGTTGCACTAGCCCGGAAGTTCAGGGAAATGCAAACCGGATATCTGTATCATTATGCTTTTGCCATGCTGATCGGCGTGGCGGCCTTCACAACCTGGTTTATCGTGGGGGGGAATTAA
- the nuoI gene encoding NADH-quinone oxidoreductase subunit NuoI has protein sequence MAFLDHAARTFLLSEFCSAMWLTLKYMFRKKATINYPFEKGPLSPRFRGEHALRRYPNGEERCIACKLCEAICPALAITIESEPREDGSRRTTRYDIDMTKCIYCGYCQEACPVDAIVEGPNFEFATETREELMYDKEKLLANGERWEREIAKNIELDAPYR, from the coding sequence ATGGCGTTTCTAGATCACGCAGCACGCACATTTCTGTTGAGCGAATTCTGCTCAGCAATGTGGTTGACGTTAAAATATATGTTCCGCAAGAAAGCGACCATTAACTATCCATTCGAAAAAGGTCCGCTGAGTCCGCGTTTCCGTGGCGAACATGCCTTGCGGCGCTATCCCAATGGGGAGGAACGCTGCATCGCCTGTAAACTGTGCGAGGCGATCTGCCCGGCGTTGGCGATTACCATTGAATCGGAACCCCGTGAAGACGGCAGCCGCCGTACGACCCGCTATGACATTGACATGACCAAATGTATCTATTGCGGGTACTGTCAGGAAGCCTGCCCGGTGGACGCCATTGTGGAAGGGCCGAATTTCGAATTCGCCACGGAAACCCGCGAGGAGCTGATGTATGACAAGGAAAAGCTTTTGGCCAACGGGGAACGCTGGGAACGCGAAATTGCCAAGAATATCGAACTCGACGCTCCATACCGGTAA
- the nuoN gene encoding NADH-quinone oxidoreductase subunit NuoN has protein sequence MTQTMLPDLAPAMGEILLALGAMALLMLGVFRGNRSTGLVSWLAVAVMMVTLFFVLGNGEGRALTFAQMFVVDGFTGFMKGLVLLAAILAVIMSLQYFRELKEERFEVPILMMLATLGMLVMVSANDLISLYMGLELQSLSLYVLSAVRRDSERSTESGLKYFVLGALSSGMLLYGSSLVYGFVGSTNFMTVAEALTQTTAHAAQDSTIGAIVGLVFVLAGLAFKVSAVPFHMWTPDVYEGAPTPITSFFSVAPKVAAMALLVRVLFVPFGALEDSWHQILVFMAIASMILGSTAAIVQTNIKRLMAYSSIGHVGFALVGLASGTQEGISGLIIYMTIYLVMNIGTFGVILSMRRKDGMVEDIADLSGMAQTRPGMAAVLAILMFSLAGIPPLAGFWGKFYVFAAAIHADLYGLAVIGVLASVIGAYYYLRIVKVMYFDKPVEAFLPQQSLEMRLVMGVSAALVLVFVLPQVSTPILEGAQAAARALLS, from the coding sequence ATGACACAAACAATGCTTCCTGATCTTGCTCCCGCCATGGGGGAAATCCTGCTGGCCCTCGGCGCTATGGCGCTGTTGATGCTAGGCGTGTTTCGGGGCAACCGGTCCACGGGCCTGGTGTCTTGGCTTGCTGTGGCTGTGATGATGGTAACGCTGTTCTTTGTCCTGGGCAACGGGGAAGGGCGCGCCCTGACATTTGCCCAGATGTTTGTGGTGGACGGCTTTACCGGTTTTATGAAGGGGCTGGTGTTGCTGGCCGCCATTCTGGCGGTGATCATGTCCCTGCAATATTTCCGTGAGCTGAAGGAGGAACGTTTTGAAGTTCCCATCCTGATGATGCTTGCGACTCTTGGCATGCTGGTGATGGTTTCGGCCAATGATTTGATTTCGCTGTATATGGGGCTGGAGTTGCAGTCCTTGAGTCTTTATGTGCTGAGCGCCGTTCGTCGGGATTCAGAACGGTCCACCGAATCCGGCCTGAAATATTTTGTGCTCGGCGCCTTGTCTTCTGGCATGCTGCTTTATGGCAGTTCCCTGGTCTACGGCTTTGTGGGCAGCACCAATTTCATGACGGTGGCCGAGGCGCTGACTCAGACGACGGCCCATGCGGCACAGGACAGCACAATCGGTGCCATTGTCGGGCTGGTGTTTGTTCTGGCGGGATTGGCGTTCAAGGTCTCTGCGGTACCGTTCCATATGTGGACCCCGGACGTTTATGAAGGCGCCCCGACGCCGATTACCTCATTCTTCAGCGTGGCGCCAAAAGTGGCGGCCATGGCTCTGCTGGTGCGGGTTCTGTTTGTTCCGTTCGGGGCGCTGGAAGACTCCTGGCACCAGATCCTGGTCTTCATGGCCATTGCCTCCATGATTCTGGGATCCACGGCGGCCATTGTGCAGACCAACATCAAGCGTCTGATGGCCTATTCTTCCATTGGTCATGTGGGGTTTGCCCTGGTGGGTCTGGCTTCCGGCACGCAAGAAGGCATTAGCGGTCTGATCATTTACATGACCATTTATCTGGTGATGAATATCGGCACCTTTGGTGTGATACTGTCCATGCGGCGCAAGGACGGCATGGTCGAGGACATCGCCGATCTTTCCGGCATGGCGCAGACCCGGCCGGGCATGGCGGCTGTGCTGGCCATTCTTATGTTTTCCCTTGCGGGGATTCCGCCGCTGGCCGGGTTCTGGGGCAAGTTTTATGTTTTTGCCGCTGCCATTCATGCCGACCTGTATGGCCTTGCCGTGATCGGGGTGCTGGCCAGTGTGATTGGCGCCTATTATTACCTGCGCATTGTCAAGGTGATGTATTTCGACAAACCGGTGGAAGCGTTCCTGCCGCAACAGTCCCTTGAAATGCGTCTGGTGATGGGGGTTTCAGCTGCCCTGGTGCTGGTTTTTGTTCTGCCGCAGGTTTCAACGCCAATCCTTGAAGGTGCGCAGGCTGCGGCAAGGGCGCTGTTGTCATGA
- a CDS encoding type III pantothenate kinase, giving the protein MLLAIDAGNTNIVFALHDGKELRHKWRISSSASRTADEYMVWLAQLMNLENVDPGRINGAIIATVVPQALFPLQLLCRRYFNCTALVVGEDGVELGIKVKLDNPREVGADRLVNAVAAQRLYGGPMIIIDFGTATTFDVIDEHGNYHGGVISPGVNLSVEALHMAAAKLPRIAVERPPQVIGTGTISAMQSGIFWGYVGLIEGIVARIQAEFRQTETAKPMKVLATGGLAPLFSDATDIIEIVDQELTTRGLFEIYVRNSKSKM; this is encoded by the coding sequence ATGCTGCTTGCCATTGATGCGGGGAATACCAATATCGTTTTTGCGCTCCATGACGGTAAGGAACTGCGCCACAAATGGCGTATTTCCAGTTCCGCGAGCCGCACGGCCGATGAATATATGGTCTGGCTGGCACAGCTTATGAATCTGGAAAATGTGGATCCGGGTCGCATTAATGGAGCCATTATCGCGACGGTGGTGCCCCAGGCGCTATTTCCGCTGCAGCTGTTGTGTCGGCGGTATTTTAACTGTACGGCGCTGGTGGTGGGCGAAGATGGCGTGGAGCTTGGCATTAAGGTCAAGCTGGACAATCCCCGGGAAGTAGGCGCGGACCGGCTGGTGAATGCTGTGGCGGCGCAAAGGCTTTATGGTGGCCCGATGATCATTATTGATTTCGGTACGGCGACCACTTTCGACGTGATTGACGAACATGGAAACTATCATGGCGGGGTGATTTCACCGGGAGTGAACCTTTCGGTGGAAGCACTGCATATGGCGGCGGCCAAATTGCCGCGTATTGCCGTCGAACGACCGCCGCAGGTGATCGGCACCGGGACCATCAGCGCCATGCAGTCGGGGATCTTTTGGGGCTATGTGGGACTGATTGAGGGGATTGTGGCCCGCATTCAGGCGGAATTTCGTCAAACAGAGACGGCAAAACCGATGAAGGTGTTGGCAACTGGCGGGCTGGCGCCGCTGTTCAGTGACGCCACCGACATTATTGAAATTGTCGATCAGGAATTGACCACACGTGGGCTTTTTGAGATTTATGTGCGCAACTCAAAATCCAAAATGTGA
- a CDS encoding biotin--[acetyl-CoA-carboxylase] ligase, translated as MPEGYGLQAFDVLDSTNEEAKRQATAGATPPLWIMAREQSSGRGRRGREWVSERGNLFCSLLLKGEGDVVTSSQLSFVAALAVRDVVADLVQSDSRARCKWPNDVLLDGRKVSGILLESQAAAAKGSSVPEFVIIGIGVNLASHPQKALYPATSLNMAAGMNVTSEQALELLASSMAYWIGRWKGDGFSVIRTAWLDKAEGLGQNITVRLPQEEFTGRFIDLDVTGGLKVETDTGQRIITAGDVFFAPRSS; from the coding sequence ATGCCTGAGGGTTACGGCCTTCAGGCATTTGACGTTTTGGACAGCACCAATGAAGAAGCCAAACGACAGGCCACTGCGGGGGCAACGCCGCCGTTATGGATTATGGCGCGGGAACAGTCTTCGGGCCGTGGCCGTCGAGGACGGGAATGGGTTTCTGAACGGGGAAATCTGTTTTGTTCCCTGTTGTTGAAAGGGGAAGGTGACGTCGTGACATCATCACAACTGTCTTTTGTCGCGGCCCTTGCCGTTCGGGATGTGGTGGCGGATCTGGTGCAGTCCGACAGTCGGGCCAGATGCAAATGGCCCAATGATGTGCTGCTGGACGGCCGGAAAGTTTCCGGGATCCTGCTGGAATCCCAGGCCGCAGCGGCGAAAGGTTCATCCGTGCCGGAATTTGTGATTATCGGCATTGGTGTCAACCTTGCTTCGCACCCGCAAAAGGCCCTCTATCCGGCGACCAGCCTGAATATGGCGGCAGGGATGAACGTCACGTCCGAACAGGCTCTGGAGCTTCTGGCGTCTTCTATGGCCTACTGGATCGGGCGCTGGAAAGGCGATGGCTTTTCCGTTATCCGCACAGCGTGGCTGGACAAGGCAGAGGGGCTTGGGCAAAACATCACGGTTCGCCTGCCGCAGGAGGAATTTACCGGAAGATTTATTGACCTTGATGTTACCGGCGGGTTAAAAGTTGAAACAGATACGGGCCAGAGAATAATCACCGCCGGTGATGTTTTTTTCGCTCCCAGATCATCCTAG
- the mce gene encoding methylmalonyl-CoA epimerase: MIGKLNHVAIAVPDLDAATTLYRDTLGAKVSEAVDQPDHGVTTVFVELPNTKIELLYPLGENSPIAGFLAKNQAGGIHHVCYEVEDIRAAAEKLKADGMRILGDGEPKIGAHGKPVLFLHPKDFCGTLVELEEV; encoded by the coding sequence ATGATTGGAAAACTGAACCATGTGGCTATTGCCGTGCCGGACCTTGATGCAGCGACAACCTTGTATCGGGATACGCTCGGGGCAAAGGTTTCAGAAGCCGTGGATCAGCCGGATCACGGCGTAACCACGGTTTTTGTGGAACTGCCCAATACCAAGATCGAACTGTTGTATCCTTTGGGCGAAAACTCCCCCATTGCAGGTTTCTTGGCCAAAAATCAGGCCGGCGGCATTCATCATGTCTGTTACGAGGTTGAAGACATCAGGGCGGCGGCAGAGAAGCTGAAAGCGGACGGGATGCGTATTTTGGGGGATGGTGAACCCAAGATTGGTGCCCATGGTAAGCCGGTGCTTTTTTTGCATCCCAAGGATTTCTGTGGCACGCTGGTGGAACTGGAAGAGGTTTGA
- the nuoK gene encoding NADH-quinone oxidoreductase subunit NuoK translates to MEIGLAHYLTVAAILFTLGIFGIFLNRKNVIIILMSVELMLLAVNINLVAFSAYMGDMMGQVFAMFILTVAAGEAAIGLAILVIYFRNRGTIAVEDIHLMKG, encoded by the coding sequence ATGGAAATCGGATTAGCACATTACCTGACCGTTGCTGCCATTTTGTTTACCCTTGGTATCTTCGGTATTTTCCTGAACAGAAAGAATGTCATTATCATTCTGATGTCCGTCGAGCTGATGCTGCTGGCGGTCAACATCAACCTGGTGGCGTTTTCGGCCTATATGGGGGATATGATGGGCCAGGTCTTCGCCATGTTCATCCTGACCGTGGCGGCCGGTGAAGCCGCCATTGGCCTTGCCATTCTGGTGATTTATTTCCGCAACCGCGGCACCATCGCCGTGGAAGACATCCATCTGATGAAAGGATAA